Below is a genomic region from Kribbella qitaiheensis.
GCTGCGTGGGGGCCTTTCCCCCGCAGTACAGGGGCTTGGTGGGGTCGCCGGAGTGGATGGCGTTGGCCAGGGCGCGGGCGTGGATGCACATCCGGGTTTCGGTGATGAAGGTCTGGTGCGTGCGGGACAGGCGCGGGCTGCCGGCCAGGGCGACCAGGCGTTCGTGGAACGCGATGTCGACCTCGCCGCGGTGGACCCGTCGACGGTCGTGCTCGCCGATGGCTTCAGTTGCCGTACGCAAATCAGCCATGGCTCCGACCGCAACCCCCTGCACGTCGCCCAATTGCTCGCAGCCGCACGACCCAAAGACTGACGATCAGGCGAGCAGTCGAAGCGCGGTGAGTGCGTAGGTGCGGGCGGCGACCAGGAGTTCGGCGACGGCGACGGACTCGTCGGGGCGGTGGGCCTGGTCGGTCACCGAACCGGGGCCCAGGACAACCACCGGTACGCCGAGGTCGCGCGCGATGAAGCCGCCGTCGCAGGCCGCGGTCCAACCGCCCAGCGGAAGGCCCGGGCCACCCGCGTCGCCAAGGGACGCATCGGTCACCTTCACCAGCTCGGCCGATGGAGCTGTCTCGAAAGCAGGCATCTCCATCGGCATCTCGAGCTCGAAGGTCAACCCGCGCTCGCCAAGCCCGAGCCCCTCGACGCGGCTCCGCAACTCAGCGAGTACGACGTCAGGCGACTCGCCAGGGAGCAACCTGCGGTCCGCGACCACCACGCACTCGGCCGGGACGATCGAGCCACCGGTGCCACCGTCGATCTGCCCGACGCTCCAGGTCGCCGGCCCGAGCAGAGGATGCGGCGAGGCGGCCAACGACTTGTGCAGGCGTTCGATCTCGGCGACCACCGCGGCCGCGCCGTAGATCGCGTTGGCGCCACCGTCCGGATTGCCGGCGTGGCTGGCCCGGCCGTGGATCGCGACCCGCAGGTACGAGTCGCCGCGGGCGCCGATGATGGTCTGCAGGTCCGTCGGCTCGGCGGTGATGCACCCCAGGAACGCGCGATCGACCGATTCGACGTACGAGCGGATGCCCTTGCCGGTCTCCTCCTCGTCCACGAGGGCGGCGAGCTCGACCGGGCCGCTCAGCTCAACGCCGCGCAGGGCAGCCATCGCAACGAGTGCCGCGGCCACCCCGCCCTTCATGTCCGACGCGCCGCGCCCGTAGATCCGGCCGTCGACGAGCTCGCCGCCGAAGGGATCCTTGGTCCAGCCGGCACCGATCGGTACGACGTCCGTGTGCCCGAGGAGCAGGAGTCCAGGACCGTCGCCGCCGGCCAGTGCGACCGACAAATTGTCCCGGCCCGGCTCGACCCGGGAGGCGGTCATGTCGAGGCCGAGCTCGATCGCGGCGGCGCTCAGAGCGGCCACCGTCGCGGCCTCGTCGCCGGGCGGGTTCTGACCAGTTGCCCGGAGCAACGACTGCGTAGTACGGACCAGCAGGTCCTCGTCGATCCGGTCGAGTACGGCCTGTTCGGTGCCGGAAAGACTCACTGAGTTCCCTTCGCGAGGAGATCGACTGCGCGCCGTAGCCGGGTGACTCCCCTCGTGGATCCGGTCCGGTCCGGGGAGGTCAGTGTGACGGCGGTCGTGGTTGTTGACGATCCTACGGCCGAGTTTCTAGCCTCGAAGCGTGCCTCAGCCCTCGGAGCGTCCTGTCGTGGCGGTGCTCTGCGAGCGGGCGACGGACCGGCCGCCCGGCCTCTACGGACTCGCGGTGGACTTCCGGTACTGCGCTGCCGACGGCCTCGCCGACGCTGTCCGGGGTGCTCAAGGCCTGATGCTGTGGGACTTCTTCTCGACGGCGATCCGCGATGTCTGGTCCGAAGCCGACGCGCTCGAGTGGATCCACGTCACCGCGGGCCGGGGTCGACACCCTGTTGTTCGACGAACTGCGCGACTCGCCCGTCGTGGTCACCAATGCGCAGGGAGTCTTCGACCGGCCGATCGCGGAGTACGTGCTCGGCGCCGTGATCGCGCAGGCCAAGGACAGCCGGCGTAGCTTCGAGCTTCAGCAGGACCACGTCTGGCGGCACCGCGAGACGAGGAGCATCCTCGATGCTCGCGCGCTGGTGGTCGGCACGGGCGCGATCGGCCGTGCGGTGGCCCGGCTGCTCCGCGCCGCCGGGCTCTCGGTCCGCGGCGTCGGCAGGGTCGCGCGCCAGGACGATCCCGACTTCGGTGATGTGATCGCCAGCTCTTCATTGGCCAGTGAAGTCGGCTGGTGCGA
It encodes:
- a CDS encoding M20 family metallopeptidase; the protein is MSLSGTEQAVLDRIDEDLLVRTTQSLLRATGQNPPGDEAATVAALSAAAIELGLDMTASRVEPGRDNLSVALAGGDGPGLLLLGHTDVVPIGAGWTKDPFGGELVDGRIYGRGASDMKGGVAAALVAMAALRGVELSGPVELAALVDEEETGKGIRSYVESVDRAFLGCITAEPTDLQTIIGARGDSYLRVAIHGRASHAGNPDGGANAIYGAAAVVAEIERLHKSLAASPHPLLGPATWSVGQIDGGTGGSIVPAECVVVADRRLLPGESPDVVLAELRSRVEGLGLGERGLTFELEMPMEMPAFETAPSAELVKVTDASLGDAGGPGLPLGGWTAACDGGFIARDLGVPVVVLGPGSVTDQAHRPDESVAVAELLVAARTYALTALRLLA
- a CDS encoding D-2-hydroxyacid dehydrogenase; translation: MSGPKPTRSSGSTSPRAGVDTLLFDELRDSPVVVTNAQGVFDRPIAEYVLGAVIAQAKDSRRSFELQQDHVWRHRETRSILDARALVVGTGAIGRAVARLLRAAGLSVRGVGRVARQDDPDFGDVIASSSLASEVGWCDHLILAAPLTTATRGLVNADVLAAMKPGAHLVNIARGPLVDEAALLAALLDGKLTATLDVFDTEPLPADHALWTATNVTITAHMSGDVIGWRETLGAQYAANVRRWLAGEPLLNVVDKQLGDIPGGMAM
- a CDS encoding FCD domain-containing protein, translated to MADLRTATEAIGEHDRRRVHRGEVDIAFHERLVALAGSPRLSRTHQTFITETRMCIHARALANAIHSGDPTKPLYCGGKAPTQLLRRG